A stretch of Myroides oncorhynchi DNA encodes these proteins:
- a CDS encoding GLPGLI family protein, producing the protein MKKYYIFFVLIIANLTYAQEVEEVEVMRYYYESKVLVDKSENVVREGTAIVDVKEDQSRFMDYASYEKTRWQLTKADNTSKEEIMQKVISYRPVFSWFVITDKNINRFYNKIGRLMNFYKEDRAEIKWDIKADKLKWNNYTVQEATTTYGGREWTVWFTQDIQGQVGPYKFNNLPGFVVKAWDTEEQYSFEFLNSRKVNVIWDVNEVDAYTESSKEKTKKAMSIDANKTFLSDLEGTGITIGGAGQTYLNRKKGNHQNPIERDFNTNI; encoded by the coding sequence ATGAAAAAATATTACATATTCTTTGTTTTGATTATTGCCAACCTTACTTACGCCCAAGAGGTAGAAGAAGTAGAGGTAATGAGGTATTACTATGAAAGCAAGGTGCTAGTAGATAAATCAGAAAATGTAGTTAGAGAAGGAACAGCTATAGTAGATGTAAAAGAAGATCAATCTAGGTTTATGGATTATGCTTCTTACGAAAAGACTAGATGGCAATTAACGAAAGCTGATAATACTTCTAAAGAAGAGATTATGCAGAAGGTAATCTCATATAGGCCTGTGTTTAGTTGGTTTGTGATAACAGATAAGAATATTAATAGATTCTATAATAAAATAGGGAGATTAATGAACTTTTATAAGGAGGATAGAGCCGAAATTAAGTGGGATATTAAAGCTGATAAATTAAAATGGAATAATTACACAGTACAAGAAGCAACTACTACTTATGGAGGCAGGGAGTGGACGGTGTGGTTTACTCAAGATATACAGGGGCAAGTAGGTCCATACAAATTTAATAACTTACCAGGGTTTGTTGTCAAAGCGTGGGACACAGAGGAGCAATATTCTTTTGAATTCTTAAATAGTCGAAAAGTAAATGTTATCTGGGATGTAAATGAGGTGGACGCCTATACAGAATCTTCTAAGGAGAAAACAAAGAAGGCGATGAGCATAGACGCTAATAAGACTTTTTTAAGTGATTTAGAAGGAACAGGAATTACAATAGGAGGAGCTGGACAAACATATTTAAATAGAAAGAAAGGTAATCATCAGAATCCTATAGAACGCGATTTTAATACAAATATATAG
- a CDS encoding ankyrin repeat domain-containing protein — protein MAKKKKTLPKNFQELVDSNDIAALKAVFDICEIDARGGYGKTTALSFYGISNELVKWLVENGADIEAVDTYGRSALHIHAGLRRTKQVDVFLELGADVNGIDTYGSSPLHFAAGNGFNAKVVKSLIKKGAIVNVLNSYKETPLTYALRRANNVDLAALVEVSKILLPYTKEITLSMRDDVTRIGENFEFHRENFNPDYLEETDIALRALYNLYSVTPVKRRIMHDGVSKIEVNGTVWEEQYEELWELLVPSKGSAKTVQGEVVRITGKVRDEIYRNGGGNWDANFKKMLDAYLAYLSTEVSLSERDLASVTPMVAGIRKYGNGETRELNYLCELASKWVLKNPMPIPLGEVKYKR, from the coding sequence ATGGCAAAGAAAAAGAAAACCCTACCGAAGAACTTCCAAGAGTTAGTAGATAGCAACGATATCGCCGCACTTAAGGCAGTATTTGATATATGTGAGATAGACGCAAGAGGCGGTTATGGTAAGACCACGGCCCTTAGCTTTTATGGGATATCCAATGAGCTAGTCAAATGGTTAGTGGAGAATGGAGCGGATATAGAAGCTGTAGATACGTATGGACGTTCTGCTCTTCATATACATGCAGGATTAAGAAGAACAAAACAAGTAGATGTCTTTTTAGAATTAGGTGCTGATGTTAATGGTATAGATACCTACGGATCTTCACCTTTGCATTTTGCCGCAGGTAATGGATTTAATGCAAAAGTGGTGAAGAGTTTAATAAAAAAAGGAGCAATAGTAAATGTGCTAAACTCCTATAAAGAGACACCTTTGACTTATGCACTTCGTAGAGCGAATAATGTTGATTTGGCTGCGTTAGTAGAAGTATCTAAGATATTACTACCTTATACGAAAGAAATAACCTTAAGTATGCGTGATGATGTTACGCGTATAGGAGAAAATTTTGAGTTTCATAGAGAAAACTTTAATCCAGATTATTTAGAAGAGACCGATATAGCATTACGTGCTTTGTATAACTTGTACAGTGTTACGCCTGTAAAAAGACGTATTATGCATGATGGAGTTTCTAAAATAGAAGTGAATGGAACTGTTTGGGAAGAGCAGTATGAGGAACTATGGGAGCTATTAGTTCCGTCTAAAGGGAGTGCTAAGACGGTACAAGGAGAAGTTGTCCGTATCACAGGTAAGGTGAGAGATGAGATATATAGGAATGGCGGTGGTAATTGGGATGCGAACTTTAAGAAGATGCTAGATGCTTATTTAGCCTATCTTTCGACAGAAGTATCTCTTAGTGAACGCGACTTAGCAAGTGTAACACCGATGGTGGCAGGAATACGCAAGTATGGAAATGGTGAAACAAGGGAACTTAATTACTTGTGTGAACTAGCATCCAAATGGGTACTTAAAAACCCAATGCCTATACCTTTAGGAGAAGTGAAGTATAAGAGGTAG
- a CDS encoding energy transducer TonB, with the protein MAKNDLFKKDWLDIVFENRNKAYGAYKLRQNSSYTTIISLVAGILLFCAVFVVPSVVSNLFASNDPGVVVIDIPIEPTLLDDEVFIPKDEPEVEIPETKVETVLTSVDEVRFTPLEADHAANITETVATVEELANANPGSETIIGDELGEIPTGENTTSKPEDVFKPEVSGGTDVNDTKVYIGVSHKAEPYGSIGKFNSEFVSKFRTPDMDAGTREIKVIMSFIVEKDGSLTDIKVMRDPGYGVSKEAIRVLKTMSKWKPAMNNDKPVRSQFTLPITIRVQ; encoded by the coding sequence ATGGCAAAGAACGATTTGTTTAAAAAAGACTGGTTGGATATTGTATTTGAGAATCGCAATAAAGCGTATGGAGCTTATAAGTTGCGTCAAAACAGTTCATATACCACCATTATTTCATTAGTGGCAGGAATACTCTTGTTCTGTGCCGTATTTGTAGTTCCATCGGTTGTCTCTAATCTATTTGCGAGTAATGATCCAGGAGTAGTGGTTATAGATATTCCTATAGAGCCTACACTTCTAGATGATGAAGTATTTATTCCTAAAGATGAACCAGAGGTTGAGATACCAGAAACTAAAGTAGAGACTGTATTAACAAGTGTAGATGAAGTTAGATTTACTCCTCTTGAGGCTGATCATGCGGCGAATATTACAGAGACTGTAGCGACAGTAGAGGAGTTAGCTAATGCTAATCCAGGTTCAGAGACTATTATTGGAGATGAATTAGGAGAAATACCTACAGGAGAGAATACAACAAGTAAACCAGAAGATGTATTTAAACCTGAAGTATCAGGAGGTACAGATGTTAATGATACTAAAGTGTATATTGGTGTATCTCATAAGGCAGAACCTTATGGTTCGATAGGGAAATTCAATAGCGAATTTGTCTCTAAATTTAGAACACCTGATATGGATGCAGGTACAAGAGAAATAAAAGTAATTATGTCATTCATCGTTGAGAAAGATGGTAGTCTGACAGATATTAAAGTGATGAGAGATCCTGGATATGGAGTGAGTAAAGAGGCTATTCGTGTATTAAAAACGATGTCTAAGTGGAAGCCAGCGATGAATAATGATAAACCTGTTCGCTCTCAATTTACACTTCCGATCACTATTAGAGTTCAATAG
- a CDS encoding quinone oxidoreductase family protein: protein MKAAILHKSGSTPKYGDIDLLFDLKENQQLLNVKAAAVKNLDKARVSGKHYASYREFPTVAGTDGVGELADGTRVYGFGITGMLAEQAIIGDNYTPIPHTLDYVTAAALPNAVLGSAMPLLIRAKLVAGQTVLFNGATGVTGHVAVQIAKHYGAKNIIVTGRNERLLEELRSYGATHLINLKDTDDSIKERLAVIHRETPIDIVIDYLWGKPISLIMEILKGDSITHISHTTKIVTAGDMAGKEISLSSSILRSSAIEILGSGFGSLSPEELIVFNKVILPEMFLLASNHKLHIQTEAHPLESIEEAWNKQLASGTRLVITI from the coding sequence ATGAAAGCAGCTATATTACATAAATCGGGAAGCACGCCCAAATACGGGGATATTGATTTATTATTTGATTTGAAAGAAAATCAACAATTACTTAATGTCAAGGCTGCCGCGGTTAAGAACCTTGATAAAGCTCGCGTAAGTGGTAAGCACTATGCTAGTTATAGAGAGTTTCCTACAGTAGCGGGAACAGATGGAGTAGGAGAACTAGCAGACGGGACACGTGTCTATGGCTTCGGGATTACAGGGATGCTAGCAGAGCAAGCGATCATAGGTGATAATTATACTCCTATACCGCATACACTAGATTATGTTACAGCAGCGGCTTTGCCTAATGCTGTTTTAGGATCAGCGATGCCTCTTTTGATTAGAGCCAAACTTGTTGCAGGTCAAACAGTATTATTTAACGGCGCAACAGGAGTCACAGGACATGTCGCTGTTCAAATAGCAAAGCATTACGGTGCTAAGAATATTATCGTTACAGGGCGTAATGAGCGACTATTAGAAGAATTAAGATCTTATGGGGCGACTCATCTGATTAATCTAAAAGATACTGACGACAGCATTAAAGAACGATTAGCTGTTATACACCGTGAAACACCTATCGATATCGTGATTGATTACCTATGGGGCAAACCGATTTCATTAATAATGGAAATTTTAAAAGGAGATTCTATCACACATATATCACATACTACGAAGATCGTTACAGCAGGAGATATGGCAGGGAAAGAGATTTCTCTTTCTTCTTCGATACTTAGAAGCTCTGCTATCGAGATACTAGGATCAGGATTCGGTAGTTTATCTCCAGAAGAACTAATTGTGTTTAATAAAGTAATCTTACCTGAGATGTTCTTATTGGCCTCTAATCACAAATTACATATTCAGACAGAGGCACACCCATTAGAGAGTATTGAAGAAGCGTGGAATAAACAGCTTGCATCGGGTACTAGATTAGTGATAACTATTTAG
- the uvrA gene encoding excinuclease ABC subunit UvrA: MSKTEETIEVLGARVHNLKNIDVSIPREKLVVITGLSGSGKSSLAFDTIYAEGQRRYIETFSAYARQFLGGLERPDVDKIDGLSPVIAIEQKTTNKSPRSTVGTITEIYDFMRLLFARAGEAYSYNTGEKMVSYSDEQILDLIISEYQGKRINVLAPVVRARKGHYRELFEQIAKQGFLKVRVDGEILDITSGMRVDRYKTHDIETVIDRVAIDDTEQTKQRLTESIKVAMHYGDDIIMVLEHEGEVARFFSRHLMCPTTGISYSKPEPNNFSFNSPKGACPCCNGLGTINEINMLKIIPDSAISIKAGGLIPLGTEKKSWMFKQLEIIAEKYKFSLNDPIDKIPAEAMNIILNGGQESFSVVSKVAGITKNYKIDFEGILNFIKNQFEESESATIKRWAKEFMDEIDCPECNGTRLKKEALYFKMGDKNIGELIQMDVESLITWFKKLPYQLTEKQVAIGSEVLKEITTRLSFLQDVGLTYLSLNRSSRTLSGGEAQRIRLATQIGSQLVGVLYILDEPSIGLHQRDNERLIKSLESLRDIGNSVLVVEHDKDMIERADYVIDIGPKAGKNGGKIISEGTPAELLKEDTLTANYLNGKLKIAVPKKRRKGNGKTLKLEGATGNNLKNVSIEIPLGTLTCVTGVSGSGKSTLINGTLYPILNTHFFHAVAKPQPYKKIKGLEHIDKVIAIDQSPIGRTPRSNPATYTEVFSDIRNLFAQLPEAAIRGYKPGRFSFNVKGGRCDTCEGSGVRTIEMGFLPDVYVECETCQGKRFNRETLEIRYKGKSISDVLDTTVAEAVGFFENIPKIYRKLKTINEVGLGYITLGQQSTTLSGGEAQRIKLASELSKKDTGNTFYILDEPTTGLHFEDIRVLMEVINKLVEKGNTILIIEHNLDVIKTADYIIDVGYEGGSQGGEIVATGTPEEICKNNKSYTAHFLKEELKN, from the coding sequence ATGTCTAAAACAGAAGAAACAATAGAAGTATTAGGAGCTAGAGTACACAATCTAAAGAATATAGACGTGTCTATCCCACGAGAAAAACTAGTAGTTATCACTGGTCTATCTGGTTCGGGTAAATCTTCTCTTGCATTTGACACTATCTATGCTGAAGGCCAACGCCGTTATATAGAAACTTTTTCTGCTTATGCTAGACAATTTCTAGGAGGCCTAGAACGACCTGATGTGGATAAGATAGATGGTCTGTCTCCTGTAATTGCTATCGAACAGAAAACAACCAATAAAAGCCCACGATCTACAGTGGGTACAATTACTGAAATCTATGACTTTATGCGTCTGTTATTTGCTAGAGCTGGAGAAGCATATAGTTATAATACAGGTGAAAAGATGGTCAGTTACTCAGATGAACAAATCTTAGACCTAATCATCAGTGAGTATCAAGGTAAGCGAATCAATGTACTTGCACCTGTAGTACGCGCTCGCAAGGGGCACTATAGAGAGTTATTTGAACAGATAGCTAAACAAGGGTTCCTAAAAGTACGCGTAGATGGAGAGATACTTGATATCACTTCAGGTATGCGTGTGGATAGATACAAAACACATGATATAGAAACAGTTATAGACCGTGTCGCAATAGATGATACTGAGCAAACCAAACAACGCCTTACAGAGAGTATCAAGGTAGCGATGCACTATGGAGATGATATCATTATGGTATTAGAACACGAGGGTGAAGTAGCGCGCTTCTTTAGTCGTCATCTGATGTGTCCTACCACAGGTATCTCTTACTCTAAACCCGAGCCAAATAACTTCTCATTTAACTCTCCTAAAGGAGCGTGTCCATGCTGTAATGGTCTGGGTACGATAAATGAGATTAATATGCTTAAGATTATTCCTGACTCTGCTATCTCTATTAAAGCTGGAGGGTTAATTCCTCTAGGTACAGAGAAGAAATCATGGATGTTTAAACAACTAGAGATAATCGCTGAGAAATATAAGTTCTCTTTAAATGACCCTATCGATAAAATCCCTGCTGAGGCAATGAATATTATCCTTAATGGCGGTCAAGAGAGTTTCTCTGTTGTATCTAAAGTAGCTGGAATTACGAAGAACTATAAGATTGACTTTGAAGGTATTCTAAACTTTATCAAAAATCAGTTTGAAGAAAGTGAAAGTGCTACGATTAAAAGATGGGCTAAAGAATTTATGGATGAGATAGATTGTCCTGAATGTAATGGTACTCGTCTTAAGAAAGAAGCACTTTATTTCAAAATGGGAGATAAAAACATCGGTGAGTTAATTCAGATGGATGTTGAGTCGCTAATTACTTGGTTTAAGAAACTACCTTATCAACTTACAGAGAAGCAAGTAGCTATCGGTAGTGAAGTACTTAAGGAGATCACTACACGCCTATCGTTCTTACAAGATGTGGGACTTACCTACTTATCTCTAAATAGGAGTTCACGCACATTATCAGGAGGTGAAGCACAGCGTATTCGTTTAGCTACTCAGATAGGTTCACAATTAGTAGGTGTATTATATATCTTGGACGAGCCTAGTATCGGTCTTCACCAACGTGATAACGAACGTCTTATTAAGTCATTAGAATCTCTTAGAGATATCGGAAACTCTGTCTTAGTAGTAGAACATGACAAGGATATGATAGAGCGTGCTGATTATGTCATCGACATCGGACCTAAAGCAGGTAAAAACGGTGGTAAGATTATAAGTGAGGGTACTCCTGCAGAGCTGTTAAAAGAAGATACGCTTACGGCAAATTACCTTAATGGTAAATTAAAAATAGCAGTACCTAAGAAACGCAGAAAAGGAAATGGTAAAACCTTAAAGCTAGAAGGGGCAACAGGAAATAACCTAAAGAATGTGAGTATAGAAATACCACTTGGAACACTAACATGTGTAACAGGGGTATCAGGCTCAGGGAAGTCCACATTAATCAATGGAACACTCTATCCTATTCTTAATACACACTTCTTCCATGCAGTGGCAAAACCACAACCTTATAAGAAAATAAAGGGATTAGAACATATAGACAAAGTTATTGCGATAGATCAAAGTCCTATTGGGCGTACACCTAGATCTAATCCTGCGACATACACAGAGGTATTCTCAGATATTAGAAACCTATTTGCTCAACTGCCTGAAGCTGCAATACGTGGTTATAAACCTGGACGATTTAGCTTTAATGTGAAAGGTGGTCGATGCGATACATGTGAAGGTTCTGGAGTGCGTACGATAGAGATGGGATTCTTACCAGATGTATATGTAGAATGTGAAACCTGTCAAGGAAAGCGTTTTAATAGAGAGACATTAGAGATTCGCTATAAAGGCAAGTCTATTTCGGATGTACTAGATACAACCGTAGCAGAAGCAGTGGGATTTTTTGAGAATATTCCAAAAATATATCGTAAATTGAAAACTATTAATGAAGTCGGTTTAGGGTATATTACTTTAGGGCAACAAAGCACTACTTTATCAGGTGGAGAAGCTCAACGTATCAAATTAGCTAGTGAACTATCTAAGAAAGATACAGGTAATACATTCTATATATTGGATGAACCTACAACAGGTTTGCACTTTGAAGATATTCGCGTATTAATGGAAGTGATTAACAAATTAGTCGAGAAAGGAAATACCATATTAATCATCGAGCACAACTTAGATGTAATCAAGACAGCTGACTATATTATAGATGTTGGATATGAAGGTGGTAGCCAAGGTGGTGAGATAGTTGCCACAGGTACCCCTGAAGAAATATGTAAAAATAACAAGAGCTATACAGCTCACTTTTTAAAAGAGGAGTTAAAAAATTAA